Proteins co-encoded in one Brassica oleracea var. oleracea cultivar TO1000 chromosome C4, BOL, whole genome shotgun sequence genomic window:
- the LOC106339188 gene encoding uncharacterized protein LOC106339188: protein MGRLGEAVSSQTSVFLGCAGHQCGFMGVEEVTQTETFGENLPASCRDPGIHLLVDQIKAFPIVLSTDTEDAALWKKDVNEFQKVFTAHNTWNLIRMQKVVQPWSRIVWFPQNVPRFAFVAWLAIKDRLAMRHRLSSWGQGLACGCVFCGGPDEIRDHLFFACPYTFTLWIDVVGSLMGTSPDPDWYITLEQLDHRSHDRLTTILLRLAYQVTIYYIWRERNERKHNNIAKPVRQLARIVDKTIRSRIMSTRYYKKPKLRGLLQRWFTIRLSTA from the exons ATGGGTCGCTTGGGTGAAGCGGTATCTTCTCAAACAAGTGTCTTTTTGGGATGTGCGGGACACCAGTGCGGGTTCATGGGTGTGGAGGAAGTTACTCAAACTGAGACCTTTGGCGAAAACCTTCCTGC GTCCTGCAGAGACCCTGGTATTCATTTACTCGTGGACCAGATAAAAGCTTTCCCTATAGTGTTATCTACTGATACTGAGGACGCAGCTCTCTGGAAGAAGGATGTGAATGAGTTCCAGAAGGTTTTCACAGCGCACAATACTTGGAATCTGATCCGAATGCAAAAGGTGGTGCAACCATGGAGTAGGATTGTCTGGTTTCCGCAAAATGTTCCTAGATTTGCGTTTGTAGCGTGGCTTGCAATAAAGGACAGGTTAGCTATGAGGCATCGTTTGAGCAGCTGGGGTCAAGGGCTAGCCTGTGGTTGTGTCTTCTGTGGTGGACCTGATGAGATTAGAGACCATCTATTTTTTGCTTGCCCCTATACGTTCACCCTATGGATTGACGTCGTTGGCTCTCTAATGGGCACATCCCCTGATCCTGATTGGTACATCACACTAGAACAACTTGATCATCGTTCGCATGACAGGTTAACTACTATCCTACTCCGTTTGGCATACCAGGTGACTATCTACTACATCTGGAGAGAGCGGAATGAAAGAAAGCACAACAACATAGCAAAGCCTGTCCGGCAACTTGCTCGCATTGTTGACAAAACCATTCGCAGTCGTATTATGTCTACCAGATACTACAAGAAGCCTAAGTTGAGAGGACTCCTCCAAAGATGGTTCACAATACGACTTAGTACAGCTTAA
- the LOC106336682 gene encoding stomatal closure-related actin-binding protein 2 isoform X3: MLGPDDQIIDEPEEDEKGPSVKDVVDKETGDLSDQHKRLSVRDLACKFDKNLAAASKLVAEAKSNGVTSLEGHVMLKELRDALEAMRGRMDGRNKDSVEKAISMVESLAVTLTQHEGGIIQERFEVKKLASFLKQASEDAKKLINQERSFACAEIESARDLVMRLGGAFKEQELCFKASQDQGPNVKKLVEEVQEARRIRLMHQPTKVMGMKHELRDLKSQIEEKSAYSVKLQRGIGRIKRVEGSKSCPYVLDGAQSLGSCLRIRASSESASDVSKCSVQWYRAASESSRREAISGANRSVYAPEPYDVGRVIQADILSNDQRFTVATVGPINTAAGLQSRVETLLRKSNSEFTVVISQMNGQEHASRSHVFTVGKTRIKLSRGWITKAREIYSNSMQLCGVRDTANVPAKALFWQPRKGLSFLLTFESEQERNAAIVLSRKYAYDCSVTLVGPDD, translated from the exons AT GTTAGGACCTGATGATCAGATCATTGATGAGCCTGAAGAAGATGAGAAAGGTCCATCTGTTAAAGATGTCGTTGACAAAGAGACAGGAGATTTGTCAGATCAACACAAGCGTCTTTCAGTCCGTGACCTCGCTTGCAAGTTCGACAAGAACTTAGCTGCAGCTTCTAAACTAGTTGCCGAG GCAAAGTCAAATGGGGTGACTTCATTGGAAGGACATGTTATGCTAAAGGAACTTAGAGATGCTTTAGAAGCCATGAGAGGTCGTATGGATGGGCGTAACAAGGACTCAGTAGAAAAAGCAATCTCCATG GTTGAGTCTCTAGCCGTTACGTTAACTCAACATGAAGGTGGGATAATTCAAGAAAGGTTTGAAGTGAAGAAACTTGCAAGCTTCCTCAAGCAG GCTTCAGAAGATGCTAAGAAGTTAATAAACCAGGAAAGGTCGTTTGCTTGTGCTGAAATCGAGAGTGCAAGGGATCTTGTAATGAGACTTGGTGGGGCATTTAAAGAACAGGAGCTTTGTTTTAAGGCTTCTCAAGATCAAGGACCC AATGTGAAGAAACTCGTTGAGGAGGTTCAGGAGGCTAGAAGAATCAGGCTGATGCATCAACCAACCAAG GTTATGGGCATGAAACATGAGCTTCGTGATTTAAAGAGTCAAATTGAAGAGAAGTCTGCATATTCAGTTAAACTTCAAAGAGGG ATAGGAAGAATCAAGAGAGTGGAAGGGTCCAAGTCATGTCCGTATGTTCTTGATGGTGCACAAAGTCTTGGCTCGTGTCTAAGAATACGTGCCTCCTCAGAGAGTGCTTCAGATGTTTCCAAATGTTCAGTCCAGTGGTACCGTGCAGCATCTGAGTCTAGTCGAAGAGAAGCTATCTCTG GTGCCAACCGATCGGTATATGCTCCCGAACCGTATGATGTTGGGAGGGTAATACAAGCAGACATTCTTTCTAACGACCAGAGATTCACTGTTGCAACCGTTGGTCCTATTAATACTG CTGCTGGCTTGCAATCACGTGTTGAAACACTCCTGCGCAAATCCAACAGTGAATTCACA GTGGTTATATCACAGATGAATGGGCAAGAACATGCGTCAAGATCCCACGTTTTTACTGTTGGAAAGACGAGGATAAAGCTGTCCAGAGGATGGATCACAAAAGCTAGAGAAATATATTCAAACTCCATGCAG CTGTGTGGAGTGAGAGACACTGCAAATGTTCCTGCAAAGGCATTGTTCTGGCAACCAAGAAAGGGACTGAGTTTCTTACTAACTTTCGAGTCAGAGCAAGAACGCAATGCAGCCATTGTTCTCTCCCGGAAATATGCATATGATTGCAGT GTCACTCTGGTTGGTCCAGACGATTAG
- the LOC106336682 gene encoding stomatal closure-related actin-binding protein 2 isoform X1, translated as MMISQARCFWEERLKNHNKTKADKILTMTKVCPDSPEMKAKSVCEAVAEPISADVSFASNRFPSYRLGPDDQIIDEPEEDEKGPSVKDVVDKETGDLSDQHKRLSVRDLACKFDKNLAAASKLVAEAKSNGVTSLEGHVMLKELRDALEAMRGRMDGRNKDSVEKAISMVESLAVTLTQHEGGIIQERFEVKKLASFLKQASEDAKKLINQERSFACAEIESARDLVMRLGGAFKEQELCFKASQDQGPNVKKLVEEVQEARRIRLMHQPTKVMGMKHELRDLKSQIEEKSAYSVKLQRGIGRIKRVEGSKSCPYVLDGAQSLGSCLRIRASSESASDVSKCSVQWYRAASESSRREAISGANRSVYAPEPYDVGRVIQADILSNDQRFTVATVGPINTAAGLQSRVETLLRKSNSEFTVVISQMNGQEHASRSHVFTVGKTRIKLSRGWITKAREIYSNSMQLCGVRDTANVPAKALFWQPRKGLSFLLTFESEQERNAAIVLSRKYAYDCSVTLVGPDD; from the exons ATGATGATCAGTCAAGCGAGATGTTTCTGGGAAGAGAGACTCAAGAATCACAACAAGACCAAAG CAGATAAGATCCTGACAATGACTAAAGTATGTCCTGATTCTCCTGAAATGAAAGCAAAGAGTGTGTGTGAAGCAGTAGCTGAACCAATATCAGCAGATGTGAGCTTTGCTTCTAATCGCTTCCCATCATACAGGTTAGGACCTGATGATCAGATCATTGATGAGCCTGAAGAAGATGAGAAAGGTCCATCTGTTAAAGATGTCGTTGACAAAGAGACAGGAGATTTGTCAGATCAACACAAGCGTCTTTCAGTCCGTGACCTCGCTTGCAAGTTCGACAAGAACTTAGCTGCAGCTTCTAAACTAGTTGCCGAG GCAAAGTCAAATGGGGTGACTTCATTGGAAGGACATGTTATGCTAAAGGAACTTAGAGATGCTTTAGAAGCCATGAGAGGTCGTATGGATGGGCGTAACAAGGACTCAGTAGAAAAAGCAATCTCCATG GTTGAGTCTCTAGCCGTTACGTTAACTCAACATGAAGGTGGGATAATTCAAGAAAGGTTTGAAGTGAAGAAACTTGCAAGCTTCCTCAAGCAG GCTTCAGAAGATGCTAAGAAGTTAATAAACCAGGAAAGGTCGTTTGCTTGTGCTGAAATCGAGAGTGCAAGGGATCTTGTAATGAGACTTGGTGGGGCATTTAAAGAACAGGAGCTTTGTTTTAAGGCTTCTCAAGATCAAGGACCC AATGTGAAGAAACTCGTTGAGGAGGTTCAGGAGGCTAGAAGAATCAGGCTGATGCATCAACCAACCAAG GTTATGGGCATGAAACATGAGCTTCGTGATTTAAAGAGTCAAATTGAAGAGAAGTCTGCATATTCAGTTAAACTTCAAAGAGGG ATAGGAAGAATCAAGAGAGTGGAAGGGTCCAAGTCATGTCCGTATGTTCTTGATGGTGCACAAAGTCTTGGCTCGTGTCTAAGAATACGTGCCTCCTCAGAGAGTGCTTCAGATGTTTCCAAATGTTCAGTCCAGTGGTACCGTGCAGCATCTGAGTCTAGTCGAAGAGAAGCTATCTCTG GTGCCAACCGATCGGTATATGCTCCCGAACCGTATGATGTTGGGAGGGTAATACAAGCAGACATTCTTTCTAACGACCAGAGATTCACTGTTGCAACCGTTGGTCCTATTAATACTG CTGCTGGCTTGCAATCACGTGTTGAAACACTCCTGCGCAAATCCAACAGTGAATTCACA GTGGTTATATCACAGATGAATGGGCAAGAACATGCGTCAAGATCCCACGTTTTTACTGTTGGAAAGACGAGGATAAAGCTGTCCAGAGGATGGATCACAAAAGCTAGAGAAATATATTCAAACTCCATGCAG CTGTGTGGAGTGAGAGACACTGCAAATGTTCCTGCAAAGGCATTGTTCTGGCAACCAAGAAAGGGACTGAGTTTCTTACTAACTTTCGAGTCAGAGCAAGAACGCAATGCAGCCATTGTTCTCTCCCGGAAATATGCATATGATTGCAGT GTCACTCTGGTTGGTCCAGACGATTAG
- the LOC106336682 gene encoding stomatal closure-related actin-binding protein 2 isoform X2: protein MMISQARCFWEERLKNHNKTKDKILTMTKVCPDSPEMKAKSVCEAVAEPISADVSFASNRFPSYRLGPDDQIIDEPEEDEKGPSVKDVVDKETGDLSDQHKRLSVRDLACKFDKNLAAASKLVAEAKSNGVTSLEGHVMLKELRDALEAMRGRMDGRNKDSVEKAISMVESLAVTLTQHEGGIIQERFEVKKLASFLKQASEDAKKLINQERSFACAEIESARDLVMRLGGAFKEQELCFKASQDQGPNVKKLVEEVQEARRIRLMHQPTKVMGMKHELRDLKSQIEEKSAYSVKLQRGIGRIKRVEGSKSCPYVLDGAQSLGSCLRIRASSESASDVSKCSVQWYRAASESSRREAISGANRSVYAPEPYDVGRVIQADILSNDQRFTVATVGPINTAAGLQSRVETLLRKSNSEFTVVISQMNGQEHASRSHVFTVGKTRIKLSRGWITKAREIYSNSMQLCGVRDTANVPAKALFWQPRKGLSFLLTFESEQERNAAIVLSRKYAYDCSVTLVGPDD, encoded by the exons ATGATGATCAGTCAAGCGAGATGTTTCTGGGAAGAGAGACTCAAGAATCACAACAAGACCAAAG ATAAGATCCTGACAATGACTAAAGTATGTCCTGATTCTCCTGAAATGAAAGCAAAGAGTGTGTGTGAAGCAGTAGCTGAACCAATATCAGCAGATGTGAGCTTTGCTTCTAATCGCTTCCCATCATACAGGTTAGGACCTGATGATCAGATCATTGATGAGCCTGAAGAAGATGAGAAAGGTCCATCTGTTAAAGATGTCGTTGACAAAGAGACAGGAGATTTGTCAGATCAACACAAGCGTCTTTCAGTCCGTGACCTCGCTTGCAAGTTCGACAAGAACTTAGCTGCAGCTTCTAAACTAGTTGCCGAG GCAAAGTCAAATGGGGTGACTTCATTGGAAGGACATGTTATGCTAAAGGAACTTAGAGATGCTTTAGAAGCCATGAGAGGTCGTATGGATGGGCGTAACAAGGACTCAGTAGAAAAAGCAATCTCCATG GTTGAGTCTCTAGCCGTTACGTTAACTCAACATGAAGGTGGGATAATTCAAGAAAGGTTTGAAGTGAAGAAACTTGCAAGCTTCCTCAAGCAG GCTTCAGAAGATGCTAAGAAGTTAATAAACCAGGAAAGGTCGTTTGCTTGTGCTGAAATCGAGAGTGCAAGGGATCTTGTAATGAGACTTGGTGGGGCATTTAAAGAACAGGAGCTTTGTTTTAAGGCTTCTCAAGATCAAGGACCC AATGTGAAGAAACTCGTTGAGGAGGTTCAGGAGGCTAGAAGAATCAGGCTGATGCATCAACCAACCAAG GTTATGGGCATGAAACATGAGCTTCGTGATTTAAAGAGTCAAATTGAAGAGAAGTCTGCATATTCAGTTAAACTTCAAAGAGGG ATAGGAAGAATCAAGAGAGTGGAAGGGTCCAAGTCATGTCCGTATGTTCTTGATGGTGCACAAAGTCTTGGCTCGTGTCTAAGAATACGTGCCTCCTCAGAGAGTGCTTCAGATGTTTCCAAATGTTCAGTCCAGTGGTACCGTGCAGCATCTGAGTCTAGTCGAAGAGAAGCTATCTCTG GTGCCAACCGATCGGTATATGCTCCCGAACCGTATGATGTTGGGAGGGTAATACAAGCAGACATTCTTTCTAACGACCAGAGATTCACTGTTGCAACCGTTGGTCCTATTAATACTG CTGCTGGCTTGCAATCACGTGTTGAAACACTCCTGCGCAAATCCAACAGTGAATTCACA GTGGTTATATCACAGATGAATGGGCAAGAACATGCGTCAAGATCCCACGTTTTTACTGTTGGAAAGACGAGGATAAAGCTGTCCAGAGGATGGATCACAAAAGCTAGAGAAATATATTCAAACTCCATGCAG CTGTGTGGAGTGAGAGACACTGCAAATGTTCCTGCAAAGGCATTGTTCTGGCAACCAAGAAAGGGACTGAGTTTCTTACTAACTTTCGAGTCAGAGCAAGAACGCAATGCAGCCATTGTTCTCTCCCGGAAATATGCATATGATTGCAGT GTCACTCTGGTTGGTCCAGACGATTAG
- the LOC106336683 gene encoding autophagy-related protein 18c has translation MSSTASSPQRVLQPGGYNGNDSRTSSTSSSFLRPELESSETEEAELVSVSWNQDSSCFAAGTSHGFRIYNCEPFKETFRRDLKNGGFRIVEMLFRSNILALVGGGPNSQYPSTKVLIWDDHQSRCISEFSFRSEIRAVKLSRDWIVVVLEHKIYVYSFVDLRLLLQIETHANPRGLCCLSHDSDTSVLACPGLLRGEIRVEHFGLNMVQTVNAHDASIACMTLTLDGLLLATASTKGTLIRIFNTMDGTRLQEVRRGVDRADIYSIALSPNVQWLAVSSDKGTVHIFSLRVRVVGEDSDSTESAALLTQQTYSNSLQGLVSPATGTNPGSSLSFMRGVLPKYFSSEWSFAQFHVSEVTQFFAAFGSHNTVAITGMDGSFYRCSFDPVNAGEMVQLEHIHFLKTDNRPR, from the exons ATGAGTTCAACCGCTTCGAGTCCCCAAAGAGTCCTGCAACCAGGTGGTTATAATGGTAATGACTCTCGAACCAGCAGCACTTCTAGTTCTTTTCTGCGTCCAGAGTTAGAATCCAGCGAAACCGAAGAAGCAGAGCTAGTTTCTGTCTCCTGGAACCAGGACTCCAGTTGTTTCGCTGCTGGAACAAGTCATGGCTTCCGCATATACAACTGCGAGCCTTTCAAAGAAACTTTCAGACGCGACCTGAAGAACGGTGGTTTCAGAATCGTGGAGATGCTTTTCCGAAGCAACATCTTGGCCCTTGTTGGCGGTGGACCTAACTCTCAGTACCCTTCGACCAAAGTCCTGATCTGGGATGATCACCAGAGCCGCTGCATCAGTGAATTTTCTTTTAGGTCTGAGATTCGTGCGGTGAAGTTAAGTAGGGATTGGATTGTTGTTGTTCTTGAGCATAAGATATACGTCTACAGTTTCGTGGACCTGAGGCTTCTTCTTCAGATTGAAACTCACGCGAATCCGAGAGGATTGTGCTGCCTTTCTCATGACTCGGATACGTCTGTGCTGGCTTGCCCTGGTTTACTTCGAGGAGAGATTCGAGTTGAACATTTTGGGCTTAACATGGTGCAAACCGTAAATGCGCATGACGCTAGTATTGCGTGTATGACCTTGACGCTTGATGGTTTGTTGCTCGCAACTGCTAGTACAAAGGGCACACTTATTAGAATCTTCAACACAATGGACGGAACTCGTTTGCAAGAG GTAAGAAGAGGAGTAGACAGAGCAGATATTTATAGCATTGCGCTTTCACCGAACGTGCAGTGGCTGGCAGTATCAAGCGACAAGGGGACTGTTCACATTTTCTCTCTTAGAGTTAGGGTAGTTGGGGAGGATTCTGATTCCACTGAGAGTGCAGCTCTCTTGACTCAACAAACTTATTCTAATTCTCTGCAAGGCCTTGTTTCTCCAGCCACTGGTACCAACCCCGGTTCGTCATTGTCTTTTATGAGAG GTGTTCTACCAAAGTATTTCAGCTCGGAATGGTCATTTGCACAGTTCCATGTATCAGAAGTCACACAATTCTTCGCAGCATTTGGCAGTCACAACACGGTTGCTATTACCGGCATGGATGGAAG TTTCTACAGATGCAGCTTTGATCCTGTGAATGCGGGAGAGATGGTGCAGCTTGAACATATCCACTTTCTAAAGACTGATAACCGCCCAAGATAA
- the LOC106339187 gene encoding ATP-dependent DNA helicase pif1-like — MLVSSCLSQPHVVWEATWEYLTEDVLYKKRRETGRLDMNLTIEQIKNISLTEIENHLLSNGRSLKKWKLMPKPEDFGCYNGNRLIDDELKYVVEDQLKENETLMAMITDEQRRVYNQISDAVLNDSGGVFFLYGYGGTGKTFVYKALSSAIRSRGMIVLNTASSGIAALLLEGGRTAHFRFGIPIDIDEFSTCKKMEPGSDHAELVKAAKLIVWDEAPMMSRHCFETLDCSMRDIIRSSEDKPFGGKVVVFGGDFRQILPVIPGGGRAETVLAALNSSYHWEHCKVLKLTKNMRLLAGLTDDATKELESFSKWILDIGDGKINLHNDDQVEIDIPSDLLITNSGEDPIQTIAKELPGEKKVYLSSDNIIPSDVDIKENVVYPTEFLNSVKIDGLPRHCLKLNGGAPILCLCNMDVTDGLCNGTRLIVTQLLPHVIQGRIITGNDISGESVWIPRMFVTPPDTKFPFKMRRKQFPFTLAFAMTINKSQGQTLEMSVCFYLD, encoded by the exons ATGTTGGTATCCAGCTGCTTATCTCAGCCTCATGTTGTGTGGGAGGCTACTTGGGAGTATCTTACCGAAGATGTCCTTTACAAGAAGCGGAGAGAAACAGGACGACTTG ATATGAACTTAACCATAGAACAGATCAAAAATATTTCTCTTACTGAGATTGAAAATCATTTGCTCAGCAATGGTCGCAGCCTCAAAAAATGGAAGCTCATGCCAAAGCCAGAAGATTTTGGATGTTACAACGGCAATCGCCTTATAGATGATGAGCTTAAATATGTTGTGGAAGATCAGCTTAAGGAAAATGAAACACTCATGGCGATGATAACAGATGAGCAAAGAAGAGTATACAACCAGATTTCGGATGCAGTTTTAAATGATAGCGGTGGAGTGTTCTTTCTTTATGGTTATGGAGGCACAGGAAAAACCTTCGTATACAAAGCACTCTCATCAGCCATCCGATCTAGAGGTATGATTGTCTTAAATACTGCATCTAGTGGAATCGCTGCATTATTGTTGGAAGGAGGTAGAACTGCACATTTCAGATTTGGTATTCCGATAGACATAGATGAATTCAGTACTTGCAAGAAAATGGAGCCAGGATCAGATCATGCAGAACTGGTTAAAGCGGCAAAGCTAATTGTATGGGATGAGGCGCCTATGATGAGCAGGCACTGTTTCGAGACTTTGGATTGCAGTATGCGTGATATTATTAGATCTTCTGAAGACAAGCCTTTTGGGGGTAAAGTTGTTGTTTTCGGTGGTGATTTCAGACAGATTTTACCGGTTATACCTGGAGGAGGTAGAGCAGAGACTGTTTTGGCGGCTCTGAATTCGTCATATCATTGGGAGCACTGCAAAGTTTTGAAGCTAACAAAAAACATGAGATTGCTTGCTGGTCTTACTGATGATGCAACAAAAGAGCTTGAATCTTTCTCAAAATGGATTTTGGATATTGGAGATGGAAAAATAAATTTGCATAACGACGACCAAGTTGAGATTGACATCCCTTCGGATTTGCTGATAACAAACAGTGGAGAAGATCCTATTCAAACTATTGCAAAAGAG TTGCCAG GTGAAAAGAAGGTTTACCTTAGCTCTGACAACATTATTCCATCTGATGTTGACATAAAAGAAAATGTGGTATATCCTACAGAGTTTTTGAACAGTGTTAAAATCGATGGACTGCCTAGACACTGTTTAAAGCTCAACGGTGGTGCTCCTATCTTGTGTCTTTGTAACATGGATGTTACGGATGGCTTATGCAATGGTACTCGGCTGATTGTTACTCAGTTATTGCCCCATGTGATACAAGGTAGAATTATAACGGGCAACGATATTTCCGGAGAGTCAGTTTGGATCCCGAGAATGTTCGTCACACCACCTGACACAAAGTTTCCCTTCAAAATGCGTCGAAAACAGTTTCCATTTACGTTGGCTTTTGCGATGACTATCAATAAAAGTCAAGGTCAAACGCTGGAAATGTCTGTTTGTTTCTACCTAGACTAG
- the LOC106340568 gene encoding phosphatidylinositol 4-kinase gamma 1, which produces MNCLATTITITFKPTLISDMAVAIDPFSDKFPYFNRSSQRCRLQSLTNLDFSFLQSFKPKPEDDNIHRSVSSPCFSIASSANMEEDKKATAAPRIEILGGQRVPTVRALVAEVTMAIVSGAQPMLLPSGLGGAYLLQTGKGHNIAVAKPVDEEPLALNNPKKSGSLRLGQPGMKHSIPVGETGVRELAAYLLDYQGFSSVPPTALVSISHVPFHVSAAFSSVPYKVASLQKFVCHDFDAGELGPGSFTVASVHRIGILDVRVLNLDRHAGNMLVKRCEQDEGVGTAELVPIDHGLCLPECLDDPYFEWLNWPQALVPFTETELEYISNLDPFKDAELLRNELHSLPESAIRVLIVCTVFLKQAAASGLCLAEIGEKMTRDFARSEDSFSLLETLCTKAKTTVVDKGNEVKCEVEISEIIHVSKPPLAPKGPHAKEKKRGNTMRSKSPSMSVQYVESEGVSFGDMTTVQWDMFLESFQRLLQEALSKRLVPSLGKQ; this is translated from the coding sequence ATGAATTGCTTGGCTACGACCATAACCATCACTTTCAAACCAACATTGATCTCGGATATGGCCGTGGCTATTGATCCATTCAGTGACAAGTTCCCTTACTTCAACCGTTCCTCACAAAGATGCAGACTCCAATCCCTCACCAACCTTGACTTCAGCTTCCTTCAATCCTTTAAACCAAAACCTGAAGATGACAACATCCATAGAAGTGTATCTTCTCCTTGCTTCTCTATAGCTTCCTCTGCTAACATGGAGGAAGATAAGAAAGCAACCGCTGCTCCACGGATTGAGATTCTTGGTGGACAGAGAGTTCCCACCGTTCGTGCCCTAGTGGCTGAGGTGACCATGGCTATTGTCTCCGGAGCCCAGCCTATGCTTTTACCAAGTGGCTTGGGAGGTGCCTATCTTCTCCAAACCGGGAAGGGTCACAACATTGCTGTGGCTAAACCGGTTGATGAGGAGCCTTTAGCTTTAAACAACCCTAAAAAGTCTGGAAGTTTGAGGCTAGGGCAACCTGGAATGAAACATTCTATTCCTGTTGGTGAAACTGGTGTAAGAGAGTTAGCTGCTTACTTACTTGACTACCAAGGCTTCTCTAGTGTTCCACCAACAGCTTTGGTTAGTATCTCACATGTTCCTTTCCACGTCAGCGCCGCCTTCTCCTCTGTGCCCTATAAGGTTGCTTCCTTGCAGAAGTTTGTGTGTCATGATTTTGATGCTGGAGAGTTAGGTCCAGGAAGCTTCACGGTTGCTTCGGTTCATAGGATAGGTATACTTGATGTGAGAGTCTTGAACCTTGACAGGCACGCAGGGAATATGCTAGTGAAGAGATGTGAACAAGACGAGGGAGTTGGAACTGCTGAGCTTGTCCCTATAGATCATGGTCTATGCCTCCCTGAGTGTCTAGATGATCCTTACTTTGAGTGGCTTAACTGGCCTCAAGCTTTGGTTCCATTCACTGAAACTGAGCTGGAGTATATATCTAATCTAGATCCTTTCAAAGACGCGGAGCTTCTTAGAAATGAACTGCACTCTTTGCCTGAATCTGCCATAAGGGTCCTTATAGTATGCACCGTTTTCTTGAAACAAGCAGCTGCTTCAGGGCTTTGTCTTGCAGAGATAGGTGAGAAGATGACTCGGGACTTCGCTAGAAGTGAAGATAGTTTCAGTCTCTTGGAGACCCTTTGCACCAAAGCAAAAACAACTGTAGTTGACAAAGGAAATGAAGTGAAATGTGAAGTGGAGATCTCAGAGATCATTCATGTATCTAAACCACCTTTGGCTCCCAAAGGACCACATGCAAAAGAAAAGAAGAGAGGAAACACCATGAGGAGCAAGAGCCCATCAATGAGTGTGCAATATGTTGAATCAGAAGGTGTTTCTTTCGGGGACATGACAACAGTCCAATGGGACATGTTCCTGGAGAGCTTCCAGAGACTTTTGCAAGAAGCACTGAGCAAAAGGCTAGTGCCAAGTTTAGGAAAACAATAA